One Purpureocillium takamizusanense chromosome 1, complete sequence genomic window carries:
- a CDS encoding uncharacterized protein (COG:S~EggNog:ENOG503P4G0) yields the protein MSVSNDDVPMGDVDSGNQHHLPLSTDEQRALELYDKLQTLRLEIALLNAQLANHQEPQSSDEVPEQTRQDLLDARALFKLRQDAVDAVLIANPVLKAVHNGTDATPVERDLVSYVEQRDDAAIAVSKHASAVEATLNESTRVQADTALAVARNVELVAELLDLAAQIEERKQGRLDDARSQGEVRRLEEQVKASKRRWQVVKGVSSGMVAGSGVDWARDDELRDMVLDPEDDEDV from the exons ATGAGCGTTTCCAACGATGATGTCCCGATGGGGGACGTTGACTCCGGGAATCAACATCATCTTCCTCTATCTacggacgagcagcgcgcgctgGAGCTGTACGACAAGCTTCAGACGTTGCGACTAGAGATTGCCCTTCTGAACGCGCAATTGGCAAACCACCAAG AGCCGCAAAGCTCAGACGAGGTCCCGGAACAGACAAGGCAGGACCTCCTTGATGCAAGGGCACTGTTCAAGCTGCGTCAAGacgctgtcgacgccgtcctgaTCGCCAACCCGGTCCTCAAGGCCGTGCACAACGGCACCGACGCGACGCCGGTGGAACG TGACCTTGTCTCCTACGTAGAgcagcgagacgacgccgccattgccgtCTCGAAACACGCGTCGGCAGTGGAAGCCACGCTCAACGAGTCGACGCGTGTCCAGGCCGACACCGCCTTGGCAGTGGCCAGAAATGTTGAGCTGGTCGCTGAGCTGCTGGACCTCGCGGCGCAGATCGAGGAGAGGAAGCAAGGCCGTCTGGATGACGCCAGGTCTCAGGGCGAGGTGCGACGGCTAGAGGAGCAAGTCAAGGCTAGCAAACGGCGGTGGCAAGTCGTAAAGGGCGTGTCCAGCGGCATGGTTGCGGGTAGCGGTGTGGACTGGGCTCGCGATGACGAGCTTCGGGACATGGTGCTTGATCcagaggacgacgaagacgtcTAA